TGCCACCGGATCACCTGACTGTATCAGCAGTTTTAATGCCTCAACACGAACCTTTTGATTGGCATGCCTGAGCAAAGGGCGAACCAGCTCGTTTTCCTGCATTGGGCCAAGAGCCCGCAACATGACAATAATATTACGCAAAACATACCAGCGACTGTCGGACAGCCTGGCAAGCAGATACGGTCGTGCGATTTCACCAAAAGATTGCACGCGGTCCATCATAAACCGTCGCAACGACATATTCTCTTCTTCGGCCATCCGATCCAGTAACGGCTCTATGAAGGCTCGTCCCAAGACCTGAATCAGCAGGGCAACCTGATCATATTTGGGCTTACCCCAGACGGTAAGTCCACTCAGAATTTCATCAAGAAATTCACGGCGGCAGAAGGCGTCACGCATGGTAGTGCGAAGCAGTTGCGGCAAGCGGGGGTCAGCGGCCTGACTGAGGATTTTCAAGACCTGTCCGTAGTCCCCCAGCTCAAGGAAATGTCCACAGAGATCAGCAAGGTTTTGAATCAGCTCCTGAGCAGTTTCACTCGTTGGGTCTGCAATCACCAGCTGCAGGATGATCTCACTGCCGCGGCTGTTGATAAACGCAGGACTGAGAGTCGTGAGCAAACTGGCCAGCTCTGTTGTATCAAGCTGTTTCAGCGCACCGGAATTCAGGGAATCAAGCAGCCCCTGCATATATGCATCAGGCATGTAGGCCTCACGCTGGTGTTCCTGCAACAGGGTCTGCATCCTGTCACGGACTTCATCATCCCGGGTCGTGGTATGATAACTGTCCATCAGATGGGGAAGCAGTTTTCTGAGTATCCCCTGCAAAAGTTCCGGGGCTGCGGCGTATTCGTCAGCAGAAGCATAGGTTTCCTGCAACACGGTAGCGCCCAGATAACGGAAAAGCTCGTCTGCTGTTGAAGCATCAGCGGCACCGGTTTCACAGAAACCGTTCAGGATCTGACGCCTCAGCAGTGGATCAAGGGCTGTAATAAAGGCCACCAGATCCGCCTTGACAACTGCTGCTGTTTCATTCAGCTCCGACCAGTCACCGGCCTCTTCAGTGTATCCGGCATCTCGGGCGGCACCGTTGTCGCCAGTATCAGAAACGGCAATAGCCTGTTGTATGATCGCTGTGGCACGCCTCAGGGTATTATTGGAAAGCCCGCTACCGCTTCCCAGGCGGCGTGCAAAATGGGCATTCAGACTGGCGGCAAGAACTTCGGGCCGGATCTCTCCCTGGGCGTCGGTACCGGCAAGTCCGACCTCACCTTTGGTCATCAGCAGCACAAACTGTTCCCAGAGGGAGCCATGCTCCTGATCAGATTCGCTGCTGAGCCGTTCTTCTTCGGTACCACTAAAGCGGTCATAGCGGATGGCACGTATTTCCAGCGCAGTAATACCGGCCTCTTGCCAGAGTTTTTCAATCCCCCCCTGTGCCAACACGTCTTCGCGTTTCAAAGACAAAAGAGCAAGCAGTGCCAAAAGTTCTTCACGATCAGGCAATCGTGACACGATCAGGGCACCGATTCCCCGTTCAAAAAACGCAGCTGCCACGTTTTTACAAATCTGATTGTTTTTTTCAACGTATTCGTCACCCAACAACAGCCCATCCCGCGTAATACCGAGCTGAACTCCGCCATTTTCACTGAGAAGAGATTGAAATGACGTGAGAAGTTTCTGAACAGAGGACTCTATCAGAGGATGGCCGGACGGGTAGGCATTCCAGTTGCGTCGGGCGATATTGAGATCGCCGGCAACAGTAACAACGGCCTTCACCCGGAGAAGGGGGGCGGCAAGATCACTGACAACAGATTCGAGCACGAAACTCCCTGATGGTGGAATGGTTTGACTATAGCGTACAAATTAGGTAATTCAAGCAGAAACTATGTTTTAACGAGGTGAACGATGACTGTCAGGAGACGTGCAGGCGTATTGCTGCATCCCACATCACTGCCCGGACCAGAAGGCATCGGTACCTTTGGAACAGAACTAACCGGATTTCTTGACTTTCTCTCAAAAGCCGGTTTTTCACTCTGGCAGGTTCTGCCGTTAACCCCGCCTGCAGCAGGAAACTCGCCCTACTCCTCCTATTCCGCCTTTGGCGGTAATCATCTCTTGATCGACCTGCAGCAGCTGGTAGAGGAAGGAGATCTCTCCAGCCGGGCACTACAGAACCATTTTCCACAGGAGCTGGTTGATTTCAAACAGGTGACTCCCTGGAAAGAGCAATTGCTGCACGAAGCCGCGGAAAACTTTTTCAAACAGGGGCAGACACCGCGTTTGAAAGAGTTCTGGCAGTTCTGCGACACAACCTACTGGCTGCATGACTATGCGCTGTTCATGGCCTTAAAGCAGCATTACCACGGCACCCCCTGGCACCGCTGGCCCAATGAACTGGCACAACGCAACCCGCGGGCACTTCAACAGGCCGCCCTTCAGCTTGGACCGGAAATCGGTGCCCGGAAATATCAGCAGTGGCAGTTCTTTCGCCAATGGCAACGGGTCAGAAGCGCGGCAGCGGAACGGGGTATAGCGATCATCGGCGACCTGCCTATTTTTGTGGCACACGACTCAGCCGATGTCTGGTGCAACCAGGAGCTGTTTCTGCTTGATACAAAGGGAAAATCAACGGTGGTTGCCGGGGTTCCACCGGATTATTTCAGTGCAACCGGTCAGCTCTGGGGCAATCCGCTCTACAACTGGGCAGCCATGGAACAGCAGGGATATGGCTGGTGGATCGCCCGTTTTCGTCAGTTATTTGAGCTGTTTGATCAGATACGAATCGATCACTTCCGAGGATTTGAGGCGGCCTGGCATGTGCCGGCTACAGCCAAGACTGCTGCCCGGGGCAGTTGGGTACCGGGTCCGGGAGCCGTTTTTTTTGATGCAGTAAAGGCCTCGCTTGGAAATCTGTCTTTCATCGCTGAGGATCTGGGAGTTATCACACCGGAAGTTGAGGCGTTACGGGATCGTTATGACCTGCCCGGCATGAAAATCCTGCAATTTGCCTTTGATTCCGATGCAGCCAACCCTTATCTGCCCCACAACCACCGCACCAACAGCGTTGTCTACACCGGTACCCACGACAATGACACCACCAGAGGTTGGTTTAATACCCTGTCTCCTAAGATCATCAACCGGATGTACGACTATCTCGGGCTTCCCGGCACAAACCCGGTTCAGGATCTGATCAGGGTGGCCCTGATGTCAGTGGCCGGAACGGCGATCATACCGTTGCAGGATCTGCTGGAACTGCCAACAGAGGCTCGCATGAACCAGCCCGGGGTTGCACTGGGCAACTGGAGCTGGCGCTATCAGTCAACACAGTTAAAGCCCGGATTGGCTGATTACTATGCCGATCTGTTGAGGCGTTACGGACGGGGATAATGACTGCTTTGAACAAACCTTGAACAGATTTCGATTACTTCAACTCGTCAAGCAGCCGGTTAAGCTGCCTGATCTCGCCGGGTCCAAGTTTTTTATCCTGATAGACAGCTGCAGCATACCGCTCAACAAACTGCTGCACCCGTGTGTCGCCACTTGCAGCAGCAATCTCAAACAGCCCCAGATTATCAACGTTGCCGAGGGTCACATACCTGCATTTTACCACCCGTTTAAAACGCCGCAGCAAACGCTCCTCCCGGCTGCTGAACCATTGTTTCCTTGACTTGAATAATGCCAAAAGAGCAAGCAGGATTACGCCTGAAAGCAGCAGCCATCGCCATCGTATACCTTGCTCCAGGGTTTGCAGTTTTGTCCCTGCACTGCGCAGTTGCTCCGCCTGACGTTCAAAGTCATAGGTTACAACTGTCCGGGTCCAACGGTAGTCCAGAGCATCGAGAACAAGTCTGAGCCGCGCACCGAACCCCGGTCTTTTCTTGTCACTCCAAAGCGTTGAGGCATTTACTGCAAAACGGCTCGGGTCAGTTCGTATCCATCCTTTTCCTTCAACATAGGCCTCAACCCAGACATGGGCCCTGTCCTCACTGACAAGGTAGTAGCCGCCCAGTTCATTGTAGTCTCCCCCCAGATATCCACCTACCAGCCGGGCAGGAACACCGGCAGCCCTGAGCAGTATCGCCAGTGACGAGGCAAAAAACTCGCAATGCCCCTGCTTTGAGACGAACAGAAACTGATCCAGAGCGTCGTGTCCCGTTGGAAGCCCTTCCCTGCTGTAACGGTAACCGCCATTCAGAAAATACTGTTCAGCGCGCTCAAGCCGTTCAGCATCGGAGCGACCTTCTCGACTGATCTGATCGGCAAGGTGTCTGATCCCTGGAGAAAGCCTCTCTGGCAGCGTCAGATAAAAGCCACGCTTAATGGGCACACTGGTGGACCGTATGCTGCCGCTAAAGGAACGTGCAGTATAGCTGGTCCGTCTGGAGAAACCTCGCAGATTCTCAAAGACGGCATCCGGTGAGACCCTGAGCCTTGGCAGAGAGATCTCTGCGGCCGTGTCAAGGCTGATCACCAAACGGGATGCTGAAGGTTCTACGGTAATAGTCTGACTGACAGGTACCCCGCTGTGAATAATGGTCTCATGGGGGACAACGGGATTACGGCTCCATCTGTTGCCGTTTATCCGGTTAAACACCGTTGCCCGCCAATAGGGTGGCTGTGTCTGACGGGGCAGTTCTGCCCTGAATGCCAGGGTACGAGTCTCAGCGGCATTGGCAGTGCTGCCGGGCTCAACCTTGTCGGAAATGCCGGTTGTTCCCGAAACAGGGGGGTTCAGAAAATGCCAGAGCGGAAATGCTGTGCGCGGCAAGATCGGAAACAAGACAACCATAGCTGGTAGTGTGACAAGTACAATCAGCAGGGCTGCCATGAGTATCTTCCTGAGCTCTCTGCCCTGCAAAGCCAGCGTGTTGTTCTGGGCATGAAAGGTCAGTACCACCAGTGAAGCCGGTAGCAGCAGGAGCAACAATCCCAGCCAGAACAGGAACGATGGGCTCAGATCAAAGAGAGAGGTCGAGGCGAGACAAAAGAGGGCAAGCAGGTTAATCTGCAGCAGGTTACGGGTGTTTTTTTCACCGCAGAGCCGCACAGCCAGCATGATTGCCAGGACACTGACCACCGGCTGAATCGGGTTGCTGCGGCTGTACTGCAGGATATACCAGCTGAACAGCGGCACCAGAGCTATATTCAGCTGCCAGTTTTTGACATACCAGCGTCCCTGCCGGAGTTCCTGCAGCATACCGACCGCAAGCCCCAGCACAACAATCAGACGGGGAAAGGTCTCAAGCCAGACAAACAGAGGAATAACCCCTGCCAGAGAGATCGCCAGAGAAAGATATGCTATCAGCCTGCTAGTGGTGACCATAGAGAGCCAGCTCTGTCAACAGAAGTGAAGCGTGACGGCGGCCACTGGCCGGCAGGATGATCCGGCCATCAAGCTCCAAACCCACCGGTTGCTCCATGGCCCGCTGCTTGATAAGCCAGGCTGCATGGGATAATTTTGCTTCAATATCAGTACCGGACAGGGACTCAAGTTTGATTATCAGGGGTGGTGCTGACCGGCTGCCAAACTCCTTGACCAGCAGCTCTTCACCGCGTGCCGACAGTTTCCAGTGAATTGCGCGTAATGGTTCTGCGCCTGAATATTCCCTGATGCCTTCCAGTTCACCATCCAGGCCGCGGATTTCCTTAGTGCCGCTGCCAGGTCGCGCAGCATCATCACCAGCCCCGCTATCAGCGGATGGTAACGGACGAGGATAAACGATACAGGCTGTATCGCTTGAGTAGTTCCAATAACGGGTAAAGAAGTTAACCGGAAAAGGGGAGCTGACGCTGATCCGTCCGACCGTCTGCCGGCCCCGCTCAGGAAAGGTAAGGGTCATTGTTGATGCAAGGTTTTCAGCACTGCCGACAAACGGCAGCAGCGCCTCACCGTTGCCTGCCACGCTGAGCCGGATCAAAAAAGATGGGATATACCGTTTTTTATTGCGAAGCAGCAGGTTGAACCGGGCCGGCGTCCCTGCAAAAATCTCGTCAGGGGGCAGCAGTTCAGGGATGACCCCTTTGATGTTGAGCATGCCTGCATAGCCGGTGGCTGCCATAAAGGCCAGCAGAGCCGACACCACCAGAAATAGCAGGTTGTTGCCGGTGTTCACCGCGGAAAATCCGAGCAGAATGGTGACAATAATATACAGGGCACCAGCCTTGCTGATTTTCAGACCAAAGGAAGGGGTATGCCGCTGATGATCTCCCGTAGCAGTTCTCCTCTATCCTGAATTGTTTGGCCAGGCCGCATGACAAGACGATGGGCGCAGACTGCAACAGCAATGCCTTTCACATCATCCGGGGCAACATAGTCGCGGCCTGCCAAAAATGCTGCTGCTCGGGCCGCCTGCGCCAGGTTGATGGCTGCCCTGGTGGACAGACCGGTCTGTATCAGGGGGTGAAGCCGGGTAGCCTGTACCAGGGCATGGATGTAGCCGACAACCTTGTCGGCCAGATAGATTGACTGCTCAACCACCCTGCGCGCCGTCAGAATCTCTGATGTTGAGACAAGGGGGGTAATTCCGGCTATCCGCTCACGGATTCCTCCACTTGCAATGATAGAGCGTTCAAGCTGTTCAGGCGGATATCCGATGCCGGTACAGATCAGAAAGCGGTCAAGCTGCGATTCAGGCAAAGGAAATGTGCCGCTCTGATCAGAGGGATTCTGCGTGGCAAAGACCATAAACGGGTCAGGAAGCTGATGGGTCGTGCCTTCAACCGTTACCCGCCGTTCCTCCATCGCCTCCAGCATGGCGCTCTGGGTACGAGGCATGGCCCGGTTGATCTCATCCAACAGGACAATATTGTTGAAGACCGGACCCGGCACAAAATTGAAATGCCCGGTCTCACGGTTAAAGACCGAAAGTCCGGTAATGTCTGAAGGGAGCAGGTCGCTGGTACACTGCACCCTGCCAAAGGAAAGTCCCGTAATCCCTGCCAACGCCAGGGCAATGGTTGTCTTGCCCAGACCGGGCAGGTCTTCCACCAGGATATGTCCACCGGATAACAGGGCGATGACAGCAAGACGTACAACCTCGTCCTTGCCCTGCAGGTGGTCTTTGCAGAGGGCATCAACCAGAACGGTAACAGGTTTGACAGTATGAGCAATGGCCATGACAACCTCGGCGTCCGGAACATGATTCAGACAAATAATCTGCGTAGCTGGCTACAGTGTACTCCAAACAAAAACAGGGACTCAACCAATTTGGCTAAGTCCCTGTTTGTATGGTCGGTGCGAAAGGATTCGAACCTTCGACCCCTAGACCCCCAGTCTAGTGCGCTACCAGGCTGCGCTACGCACCGAAATCAATCGATTTCGTATCTCCACCTCACGGCACACTCATTACATAGCCGGTGAAGAGTTTTTCTATCTAACACAAGAGCATACGCGCCGTCAATCTATTATCAGTGGTTACTCCTCTTTATTCGGTGCATGAATTTCACCGTTCTGCCAGGCCTGCTGAAAGATAGAAACCAGGCGGGGATCAAACTGCTGTCCTGAACAACGTTGCAGTTCGGCAAAGGCAGCTTCAAAGGCAAGTGCCTTTCGGTAGGGCCGATCCGATGTCATGGCATCAAAGGCGTCAGCCACGGCAATAATCCTGGCATGTAACGGAATCTCCTTAGACTGACGCCTGTGGGGATAACCGCTGCCGTCATACTGTTCATGGTGATACAAGACCCCGGGGACAACCCGTGACAACTGAGGCAGATGCTCAATAATATCAACACCGGCTTCAGGATGACGGCACATCTCGTTAAACTCATCCTGATTCAGACGCCCCGGCTTACGCAGGACCTGGTCAGAAACACCTATCTTGCCGATATCATGCATAATAGCCGCAAGACGCAAGACATCCATCTCCTCCTCAGACAGCCCCAGATGAGAGGCGATCAGGACGGAATATTCATGCACCCTCCTGGTATGCCCGCCTGTATAGGGATCCCGCAGCTCCAGAGCCTCTGCCAGGGCAGTGGTCACCCCCAGAAAGGTCAAACGCATTTCCTGGTACATCGAGGCGTTTTCAATGGCAATGGCAACCTGGTCCGCCAGGGCCTGCACCAGTTCAAGGTCATGAGCATTGAAGTCACCTGTCACTTTGTTCAGCACCTGCAGCACACCCCAGACCTTTTCCTTGGTGGCAACCGGTGCCACAATCATATTTCTGGTGTCATAACCGGTAAAGCGGTCAATATCTGACGCAAAACGGGGGTCATGTTTGACATCATCCACAATAACAGCCCCGCCTTTGCGGGCGACCCAACCGGCAATCCCCTCGCCGGGTTTCAGACGGACCTCTTTCAGATGTCGCCCCTTTTCACCGCTTGCCGCCTCAAAGTAGAGTTCACCAGTAGCACCATCCAGCAGCAGCAGGCTGGCAGCATCAGCCCCTACACACCGCGGTACCGCCTCAACGGCCAAACGGCGTACTTCAGCAGGGTCAAGAGAGGAGTTAACCAGGGAAGCAAGTTCCATTAAGGAGCGCAAGGAGGTTATCGTTAATGAATCTGTTTTTTGACTGAGGGGAGTCATGGACCGGTACCTTTTTAAAATCAACCATGCTAGTCTTGATTCTTCATTTCTATCATTATCACCCGGTGTGTCAAGCCGGTAACCAAAAACAGGAGCTTTGTTCAGATGACAACCAACCACGATCAATTCAATCAGGTCATGTCTATTATGCGCCGTTTACGCGCCCCTGGCGGATGCCCCTGGGATGCAGAGCAAAGCCACGAGAGCCTGAAGCGCTACCTGCTTGAAGAATCCTATGAGGTCCTTGAGGCGATTGACAGCGGCTCTGATGAGCAGTTGAAGGAAGAACTGGGAGATCTGCTGCTGCAACCGGTCTTTCATGCCGCCATTGCCGAGGAGCGCGGCGCATTTACCATTGAGGATGTTTTGGCAAGCTTGTCTGACAAACTGATCCGGCGTCACCCCCATGTCTTTGGCGATCAGGTGATCACAGATAGTGAAGCCCAGGTTGCCAACTGGGAAAAAATCAAGAAAGCTGAGAAGGGAGAAGAGCGCCGTTCAGCCTTATCAGGGATCCCCCCTCACCTGCCGGCCTTGATGAAGGCCCAGAAGATAACTGAAAAAGCGTCCAGGGTTGGATTTGACTGGGAGCATGTGAATCAGGTCATGGCCAAGGTACTTGAAGAGCTGCACGAGTTTGAAGAGGCCATGGAGCAGGGACGTCAGGATCGTATGGAGGCTGAGCTTGGCGATCTGTTGTTTGCCATTGTCAATTTGGGGAGGTTCCTTGCACTGGATCCTGAAGAGGCGCTTCGCAAGACCATTGCACGTTTCCAGAACCGCTTCAGCTATATTGAAGAGCGCCTGCATGTCAATGAACGACATCTTCAGGATGCAAGCCTGGACGAGATGGAGGCCTTATGGGTTGAGGCAAAGTCACGGGAAAATTCCTGACGGTGACTGATGTCATCTGTTTGTATGAAAGAATTTCAGCAGGTTGAATCCTTATCCACACAATCTGTGGATAAGTTGTGGATAGTACTGTTGATGAAACAGGAAAGTAATATTCTTACAAGTGATTTTTGCCAAATGCACATTTTTTAGGCATTATATTTACACTGCAATATCAGTATGTTACACAAAAAATACGGCTAGTTCTTCAATTTCCCGAGGGTTTTTTGTGTCAAGCAAAATAAACCATTTTTCCTGAAAAAAATACTGTTCATAACTGGAGACCGTTAGATCTTTTTGATTGCCCTGAAATCAACACCTTCCAGTGACAATAAGAATTTTTTCATCATAATGCCTCCTGTTGCACTGTATCCGGTCAGGGCACCATTGGAAGCAACAACACGGTGACAGGGGATGATGACCGGCACCGGATTGGCACCCAGGGCACCGCCAACCGCACGGGCTGCCCCTGGTGAACCGGCCTCGGCAGCTAAATCTCCGTAGGTGCGACTGTTGCCATAGGGAATCTGCATGGTCAGTTGCAGCACCCGCTGCTGAAACAGGGTAAGCGAGGAAATATCAACCGGTAGATCAAATTGTTGCAAGCAGCCCTGAAAGTACTGCTCCAACTGTTGTGCCGCCTTTCTGGTAAGCTCGGACTCACTGGCGGCGATCCTGTCAACGTCAGACAGATCATCGCCCGGCAGCCAGACCCGACAGATGCCCAGATCAGTTGCAAGCACTGCACCGACCCCCTGTCCGGTGATGTAACGTGATACATATGAGGCACACATAGCCATTTACCCCCGTATTTTTTTCTTCACCAGCCCGAGAAACTCTGTAGCCTCTTCTGAGCGGAACAGATAGCTGAACAGGCCATATATCAGCAGGGCCGTCAGCACGATGCCACTCAACCCGGTTACCTTAAGCAGCTTTTGACCCGGTAACGACCAGTTCACCGCACCTGATATCCACCAGGCAGCCAGTCCCATCGGCAAAGATGCTGCGACAGCTGACAGAGCAGTGCGTAAGATTCTGCGACCTCCCAACAGACCAGCCTTACGACGCAGCAGCCAGAACAGAAGCAGCATATTACCCAGAGCTGACAAGGAAGATGCCAGGGCCAGACCAGCATGCAGCAGCGGCCCCATCAACCAGAGACTGAAGCCAAGGTTAAGCAAAAATGAAATAAAAGCAGTGATAACCGGCGTTTTAGTATCCTTTAAGGCATAAAAGGCCGGAGCCAGCACCCGCACCAGGGCAACACACGACAGACCGGTTGAATAGTAGAGTAGCGCCCGGGCCGATTGCTGAGCCATGGTGTAATCAAACTGCCCCCCCATGAACAGCAACGCCATCAACGGTTCAGCACAGACGGCAAGCCCAACCAGGGCCGGGATGGTCACAAACAAGGTCAGCCTCACCCCGTAGTTAAGCGAATCCTTCATCGCTTCAAGATCACCTTCGGCTGCCTGACGGCTCATGGCAGGCAACACCGCCTGGGCAACCGACACCGTAAAAACTCCCTGGGGAAATTCAAACAGGCGCTGGGCATAGTACAGATAGGAGACGGAGCCCTGCGGCAACAGGGATGCCAGGATATTCCCAACCGTAATATTAAGATAATAGACCCCAACACCTAGAGTAGCAGGCAACATCAGCAGGGCTATCTTCTTGACTTTAGGATCGTTAAATCCGAAACGGGGACGGATTGGAAAACCTTTGCTCCAAAGCACCGGCAGTTGCAACAGTAGCTGGATCAGTCCTCCCAGCAACACCCCCACGGCCAGGGCCGTGATGGGATAGTGGAAAAAAGAGCGCAGCAGCAAGGCAGCCAGAATCATTGCTATATTCAGGAATACCGTCGAGATGGCCGGGGTAAAGAAGTGGCGGACGGTATTGAGAATCCCCATACAAAGCGCCACCAGTGAAATAAAGAAAAGGTAGGGAAACATGATCCGATTCAGCAGCACGGTCAGCTCAAACTTGCCCGGCACTGCAGCAAAGCCAGGAAACATCAGTTTGATGATCAGAGGTGAAAACAGAATTCCCAGCAGGGTGATCAAGGCGACCAGCATGGTCAACAGGGTAAAACAGAGATTAGCCAACTCGCGGGCCTTCTCTTCTCCCTCCTGCACCAGGGTTTCGGAAAAAGTCGGCACAAAGGCAGCAGTCAAGGCACCTTCTGCAAAAAAACGACGCAACATATTGGGGATCTGAAAGGCTGCAAAAAAAGCATCGGTGGCCATACCGGCACCAAACAGACGCGCCACCACAATATCCCGCACCATGCCCATCACGCGGGACAGTATGGTAGCACTGCCCAAGACTCCGGCAGCCTTCAGAATCCCCTTCTTTTCAGACATATGACCTGTTTCCTCTCACAAACACTCACTGGGTGATCTTATTTTCAGCGGACTGCGGTCTCGGTGGCGGTATAGGTTGCATAATGCAGATCAGTGGTCTGCTTATACCCCTTATAGATGCGTGCGGCTATCAGATTAAGCAACGGGTCGGTTACACCGTTGAGAAAGGCATAGCTGATATTGTCCTGCAGATGATGACGGGCATGATGCCGCTTTGAAAGCAGAATACCGGAAGTCCCGAGTAGGCGTGAAACGGTGGAAGTGGAACTGTGACACAGGTAGTGGGATACCTCGGCAACAGACGACAGAATCCCCACATAAGCCAGAACAAACAGGGCCAACGGAGGAAGCCTGAAAAAAACAGCTGACAGGCAGGCAACTGCAAGATAGCCGACCAGCCAGACCTTTGATCCTGTTTCCGTAAAATAGACTGCCAGCAGATTGCGTTTCTTGTACTGAGGGGTTTTGTGGTGCAGGTGAAAATTGGCAATCAACGGTCCAGCAAGGGACTCATACCGGTCATTATTGTCCATGAACATATGCACCAAACCGTTGATAAAATCAGTGACCAGGAATGCCACAAGAATGGCCAGTATCTGCCAAACAACACCTATGGAGTAGCGCCAGGCATGAAACAGAAGGCAGCACTGCAAAGACAGATTGGCAACGGCCACCAGGGTACTGAAGACCTGATACCGTTGCAAGTCGGTATAGCGCTGCATGGCTGCGTTAAACTGCTGTTGTTTACATGAGATCTGAGCCATCAATTTCGTGTCCTGCAGGCGCCCGGCCTAACGCCTGCGCTTTTGTTCCAGCTCCAGGTCAAGATTTTTCAGCTTTTCCAGGTTGAGCCGAAGTTCCTTGTTCTCCCTACTGAGGTGAAGATTAAG
Above is a window of Trichlorobacter lovleyi SZ DNA encoding:
- a CDS encoding HEAT repeat domain-containing protein codes for the protein MLESVVSDLAAPLLRVKAVVTVAGDLNIARRNWNAYPSGHPLIESSVQKLLTSFQSLLSENGGVQLGITRDGLLLGDEYVEKNNQICKNVAAAFFERGIGALIVSRLPDREELLALLALLSLKREDVLAQGGIEKLWQEAGITALEIRAIRYDRFSGTEEERLSSESDQEHGSLWEQFVLLMTKGEVGLAGTDAQGEIRPEVLAASLNAHFARRLGSGSGLSNNTLRRATAIIQQAIAVSDTGDNGAARDAGYTEEAGDWSELNETAAVVKADLVAFITALDPLLRRQILNGFCETGAADASTADELFRYLGATVLQETYASADEYAAAPELLQGILRKLLPHLMDSYHTTTRDDEVRDRMQTLLQEHQREAYMPDAYMQGLLDSLNSGALKQLDTTELASLLTTLSPAFINSRGSEIILQLVIADPTSETAQELIQNLADLCGHFLELGDYGQVLKILSQAADPRLPQLLRTTMRDAFCRREFLDEILSGLTVWGKPKYDQVALLIQVLGRAFIEPLLDRMAEEENMSLRRFMMDRVQSFGEIARPYLLARLSDSRWYVLRNIIVMLRALGPMQENELVRPLLRHANQKVRVEALKLLIQSGDPVAQRQVLRDLDSSDREIQLIAINMADRNSPPEMMRKLLALATGGGYTAVECELKSAAIQALAEIGRSEILPELVKVLTSRSLLAFKALNRLKIDIIRSLDRYPAKTVLPLLEKVADGNDEVARQAAETLRILRSKTS
- the malQ gene encoding 4-alpha-glucanotransferase, with protein sequence MTVRRRAGVLLHPTSLPGPEGIGTFGTELTGFLDFLSKAGFSLWQVLPLTPPAAGNSPYSSYSAFGGNHLLIDLQQLVEEGDLSSRALQNHFPQELVDFKQVTPWKEQLLHEAAENFFKQGQTPRLKEFWQFCDTTYWLHDYALFMALKQHYHGTPWHRWPNELAQRNPRALQQAALQLGPEIGARKYQQWQFFRQWQRVRSAAAERGIAIIGDLPIFVAHDSADVWCNQELFLLDTKGKSTVVAGVPPDYFSATGQLWGNPLYNWAAMEQQGYGWWIARFRQLFELFDQIRIDHFRGFEAAWHVPATAKTAARGSWVPGPGAVFFDAVKASLGNLSFIAEDLGVITPEVEALRDRYDLPGMKILQFAFDSDAANPYLPHNHRTNSVVYTGTHDNDTTRGWFNTLSPKIINRMYDYLGLPGTNPVQDLIRVALMSVAGTAIIPLQDLLELPTEARMNQPGVALGNWSWRYQSTQLKPGLADYYADLLRRYGRG
- a CDS encoding transglutaminase family protein, with the translated sequence MVTTSRLIAYLSLAISLAGVIPLFVWLETFPRLIVVLGLAVGMLQELRQGRWYVKNWQLNIALVPLFSWYILQYSRSNPIQPVVSVLAIMLAVRLCGEKNTRNLLQINLLALFCLASTSLFDLSPSFLFWLGLLLLLLPASLVVLTFHAQNNTLALQGRELRKILMAALLIVLVTLPAMVVLFPILPRTAFPLWHFLNPPVSGTTGISDKVEPGSTANAAETRTLAFRAELPRQTQPPYWRATVFNRINGNRWSRNPVVPHETIIHSGVPVSQTITVEPSASRLVISLDTAAEISLPRLRVSPDAVFENLRGFSRRTSYTARSFSGSIRSTSVPIKRGFYLTLPERLSPGIRHLADQISREGRSDAERLERAEQYFLNGGYRYSREGLPTGHDALDQFLFVSKQGHCEFFASSLAILLRAAGVPARLVGGYLGGDYNELGGYYLVSEDRAHVWVEAYVEGKGWIRTDPSRFAVNASTLWSDKKRPGFGARLRLVLDALDYRWTRTVVTYDFERQAEQLRSAGTKLQTLEQGIRWRWLLLSGVILLALLALFKSRKQWFSSREERLLRRFKRVVKCRYVTLGNVDNLGLFEIAAASGDTRVQQFVERYAAAVYQDKKLGPGEIRQLNRLLDELK
- a CDS encoding DUF58 domain-containing protein, which translates into the protein MNTGNNLLFLVVSALLAFMAATGYAGMLNIKGVIPELLPPDEIFAGTPARFNLLLRNKKRYIPSFLIRLSVAGNGEALLPFVGSAENLASTMTLTFPERGRQTVGRISVSSPFPVNFFTRYWNYSSDTACIVYPRPLPSADSGAGDDAARPGSGTKEIRGLDGELEGIREYSGAEPLRAIHWKLSARGEELLVKEFGSRSAPPLIIKLESLSGTDIEAKLSHAAWLIKQRAMEQPVGLELDGRIILPASGRRHASLLLTELALYGHH
- a CDS encoding AAA family ATPase yields the protein MAIAHTVKPVTVLVDALCKDHLQGKDEVVRLAVIALLSGGHILVEDLPGLGKTTIALALAGITGLSFGRVQCTSDLLPSDITGLSVFNRETGHFNFVPGPVFNNIVLLDEINRAMPRTQSAMLEAMEERRVTVEGTTHQLPDPFMVFATQNPSDQSGTFPLPESQLDRFLICTGIGYPPEQLERSIIASGGIRERIAGITPLVSTSEILTARRVVEQSIYLADKVVGYIHALVQATRLHPLIQTGLSTRAAINLAQAARAAAFLAGRDYVAPDDVKGIAVAVCAHRLVMRPGQTIQDRGELLREIISGIPLPLV
- a CDS encoding HD-GYP domain-containing protein; translation: MELASLVNSSLDPAEVRRLAVEAVPRCVGADAASLLLLDGATGELYFEAASGEKGRHLKEVRLKPGEGIAGWVARKGGAVIVDDVKHDPRFASDIDRFTGYDTRNMIVAPVATKEKVWGVLQVLNKVTGDFNAHDLELVQALADQVAIAIENASMYQEMRLTFLGVTTALAEALELRDPYTGGHTRRVHEYSVLIASHLGLSEEEMDVLRLAAIMHDIGKIGVSDQVLRKPGRLNQDEFNEMCRHPEAGVDIIEHLPQLSRVVPGVLYHHEQYDGSGYPHRRQSKEIPLHARIIAVADAFDAMTSDRPYRKALAFEAAFAELQRCSGQQFDPRLVSIFQQAWQNGEIHAPNKEE